GTGCCGCGGCCCGGCGCGCCGTCTATCTCGGCGGTCCCGCCCCAGTAGGCGGCTCGTTCACGCATGCCGAGCAGCCCGAAGGAGCCGGGATGGGCGGCCTCGTCACCCGTGATGCCTCGCCCGTTGTCGCGCACGTCGAGAATCACTCCCGACGCGTCCGACGCGAGACGGGCGGTGACGGCGTCCGCCCCCGAATGCCGCGCCGTGTTGGTGAGCGCCTCCTGAAAAATGCGGAATATCGCGATCGATCGTTCCGGATCGAGCGCGATGTCGTCGGGCGCGATTTCGACCGCGCAGGCGATGCCCGTGCGACGAGAAAAATCCTCGGCCTGCCATTCGATGGCTGCGGTGAGACCGAGGTCGTCGAGAAGGCGCGGTCGCAGATCGGTGATCAACTGTTTGACGGAACGGAGCGTGGTGTCGATCAATCCGCTCATCACATCGATGCGTCGGTGCAGGTCGGGAAAGGCGTCGCGGACGTCCTCGTCGAGTATGCGCAGCTCCAGCTTCAGCGTGGTGAGCGCCTGTCCCAGCTCGTCGTGAATTTCACGCGCCATGCCCTTGCGCTCGTCCTCGCGCACCGAATGCAGGTGGGCCGAAAGATTGCGCAGCGATTCGCGCGAGGCGGTCAGGCGCTGTTCCGCGTCGCGTCGCTCGTGTATCTCTCGTTCGAGCGCCTCGGTGTTGCGCGTGATGCGGTCGGCCATGGCGTTGAAGGTGGAGGCAAGCGTCCCGATCTCGCCGCGCGCCCCGACGTGCGCGCGTTCGGTGTGTGCGCCGCGGCCGAAGCGCTCGGCGTGGCGCGCGAGCTGCAGCACGGGACGCGAGATGCCGCGCGCGACAACCACGCCGACCACGAGGCCCGCGAGCAGCGTGATGAGGCCCGACAACGCGAGCCGCTCGCGCAGGGCCGCGATCGCGCTGAAGGCCTCGCGCGTGTCGATCTCGGCCAGCAGCACCCAGCGCACACCCTCGATGTCGAGCGGCGCGAAGGCGCTGATCACACGCACACCGCGGTAATCGTTGTCGATGAGCGTCCCGCTTTCTCCGCGCAGCGCCGCGCGCGCCGCCGCGGTGTTCACGGTCTGCACCAGGGCGGTCGACCGCCTCGCGGCGATGAGCCGCAGTGTGGCGGAGTCGGCGCCGCTCGCTCGCATGCCGCGCAGGTATTTCGTCGCGTCCTGCAGGAAAAAGCGCGAATCGCTGCGCATGCGCAGGTCGCTGCCGACGATGTACGTCTCGCCGCTCTCGCCCAGGCCTCTCTCGAGCCAGCGGCCCCCGGAGGTGGCGAGCGTGTTCAGGCGGTCGATCGAAATGGCCGCTACAAGCACCAGCGGCGCCCGGCCGGCGTCCGCGAGCTTCACCGCGAACAGCGCCATCGGCGGCGCGGCGTCGCGTGATGAAAAATCGAAGTCCGTCACAATACACCCTGTGTCGGCCGCGGCCATTCGCGCCGCGTTGCGCAGTGCCGCCGCTCCCGGACGCGCTCCGTCACGCGCGGCCGCTGCCGCGCCGGCGGACCAACACTCGCAGTACAGCCGTGTTCCTCCGGTATCCGTCAGGAACAGCGCGCTGAAGGCGTGCTCCTGCGTGTAGCGCAGACCCGAACGGAAAATATCGCGCGCGGCCTGACCCGCCTGTACCGCGCGCCGCGCTTCGGCCCGGAGCACCTCGTCGTCCGCCGCCTCGCGCATCAGCAGCCGGTGCGAGGCGAACCACTCCTCCACGCGGCTCTTCATCGTCTCGCGCACGGATGTCAGTCGCTCGAAGGTCGCGGTCTCGAGCGCGTCACGCGACGTGTCGAAGGCCTGCCACCCCGTCGCCCCCACCGACAGGAGGCCGAGCAGCACGAAGGCAAGCTGGAGTTTTGTCTGGATGTTCACCGCAGGTCACTCATTGTCGCGCGCAAGATACACACGGTCCGCACAGCGCGAAACGCCGCACACAATACATCCGGCACCGCGGCCCGCTTGCGCCTCCCGACTCCACGTCGTATGTTGGTTATCAGACTATAACATCTTGTTCTCTACAAAGTACCTTTAATCCGGGAGCCGATCATGGGTGGAACGCCGGTACAAAATCGTGTGCAACGAGTGGTATTCCTGCTGCTTCTCTCCGCAATGCTGTTCGCATCCGAGGCCTCCGCGCAGCAGTACACGCGGGTGACCACGGACGACTGGGCCGAAGGCATCGACTACGCGACACCGTTCATCGTCGACATCGACGGCGACGCGAAACTCGATCTTCTCGTCGGTTCGAGTGCCGGGCCGATCCGCCGCTTCGAACAGAGCGCGCCTCTCTCCATCACCTTTACACTCGTGGATGGAAATTTTCTGAACCACACGAACGAATCGGAATCCGCTGTCACCGGGGCCGACCTCGACGCCGACGGAAAACTGGATCTGCTTGTCGGAAACAATGACGGAAAGCTCTACCACTACAGGCAGCGCGCGGCGAACGGTGAAGAGTTCGAGCTTGTGACGAGCAATTTCGCAAACATCGACATCGGCGCGCATGCGGTGCCGACACTCACGGATTTTGAAGGCGACGGATTGTACGATCTTGTTGTCACGGAGTCGTCGAGTCCCGTGCATCTCTTTCGACAGAAGGCCCCCGGGTCGCTCGAATTCATTGCGGGCAAGCCGGATATGTTCCAGCTCCGGACCTCGTACCCCTCGGCCTGTTTTGCCGATCTCGATGCCGACGGACGTCTCGACGCGTTGTTCCCCAACGGGAACAACGGCACGATTCGGCATTATGTGCAGGACGCCGTCGTCAAGGATTCGTTTATCCTTGCCGGCACGGATTTCAGCGGCATCAGTGGCCATCCGCTCGGTGTCGCCTGCGCGCGCGACCTGAATGCCGACGGCCGTCTCGAACTACTGATCGGCGACAGATACGGCCGGGTGGTGATGTACGGGCAGACTGCGGCCGGATCACTCGATTTCAGCACCGTGCTCGATTCGCGTGTCATCGGTATCAGGGATTATGGATCCGAACAGTGTATCGCCGCGACGGATCTCGACGCGGACGGCCTGCTCGACATTCTTATCGCAACTCTTGTCGACGACAATGCGGGACGATCCGCATTTGCACGTCTCGAGCAGGATCGTGCGGGCTCGCTCTCCTTCTCGACGCAGCCCATCACCGTAGCCGCGGACCTGGACGGCGGCTGGCCCGGCTTCGGTCTGCATGACATCGACGCGAATGGTCGCATCGACATGATATACAGCCGCGCGGGGGGCTACCTCTCGCGTCTCGAGCAGAGGAACGGCCGGCCGGACGTCTTCGATCTCGTCACGCCGCTTTTTTCCGGTGGCATCGATCCGCCCGGAAACGCCACATTTCCATCCTTCGTCGATCTCGACGGCAACGGCCGTCTCGACATGCTTCTGAATACGTCGAACAGGAAGACGCTGCACTATGAACAGAACGCGGCAAACGACACCGCCTTCACGCTTGTGTCCGACGAACTGCGCGAGCTGAACAACACCTATTATCCGTACTCGTCCTTCCGCCGTGATGCAGTGACAGGTCGGCTAGTGATGGTTCGCACCTACGCAAACCGGCTTACGCTGTACGCGCAGGACAGCGTGCGGCCTTCATGGTTCAACGCAATCGGCACTATCCCGGGTCTCGAGATCCGCTCGTTCCCGCAACCTGTTTTTGCCGACATCAATGCCGACGGAGTATCGGATCTTCTCGTCGGAAATCAGGAGGGGGGCATCAGTCTCTTCCTCGGCAGCGGACCCAGCGCCGCCTCCGCGCCTGCGTCACCCTCGGGCTTGCGCATCCGCGCGGTGTATCCGCAGCCCGCCGCCACGGAAATGTGGGTTGATTTGGGTGCAACGCCGGGCTTGCTCGATATGTCGATACATGACGTGCTCGGGCGCAGTGTGCGCACTTTCACCGCGGTCAATTCCGATGTCACGGACCGCATCATGCGTATGGATGTGTCGGCTCTCCCGGCAGGTCCCTATCTCCTGCGCGTGCGCGGTGGCGTGTCGGAATCGGCGCGTCTGATCAGTATCGGCGCACACCAGTGATTTGTTCCTCGCGGGACCGCCGATACGAGAATCTGTTGTTTTGATCGAATCGGAGTGCCACATTCCCGGGGTATGTTTCCTCCGCTGAATACACTCCGTGTCATGTCGCTCCTTGCGCTTGTGTCCGTCCTCTGTACACACGGAGGTTGTGCCGGCGTCGATGCCGCGCAGAAC
The Ignavibacteriota bacterium DNA segment above includes these coding regions:
- a CDS encoding HAMP domain-containing protein, whose product is MNIQTKLQLAFVLLGLLSVGATGWQAFDTSRDALETATFERLTSVRETMKSRVEEWFASHRLLMREAADDEVLRAEARRAVQAGQAARDIFRSGLRYTQEHAFSALFLTDTGGTRLYCECWSAGAAAAARDGARPGAAALRNAARMAAADTGCIVTDFDFSSRDAAPPMALFAVKLADAGRAPLVLVAAISIDRLNTLATSGGRWLERGLGESGETYIVGSDLRMRSDSRFFLQDATKYLRGMRASGADSATLRLIAARRSTALVQTVNTAAARAALRGESGTLIDNDYRGVRVISAFAPLDIEGVRWVLLAEIDTREAFSAIAALRERLALSGLITLLAGLVVGVVVARGISRPVLQLARHAERFGRGAHTERAHVGARGEIGTLASTFNAMADRITRNTEALEREIHERRDAEQRLTASRESLRNLSAHLHSVREDERKGMAREIHDELGQALTTLKLELRILDEDVRDAFPDLHRRIDVMSGLIDTTLRSVKQLITDLRPRLLDDLGLTAAIEWQAEDFSRRTGIACAVEIAPDDIALDPERSIAIFRIFQEALTNTARHSGADAVTARLASDASGVILDVRDNGRGITGDEAAHPGSFGLLGMRERAAYWGGTAEIDGAPGRGTRVRVFIPHHREDT
- a CDS encoding T9SS type A sorting domain-containing protein, whose translation is MGGTPVQNRVQRVVFLLLLSAMLFASEASAQQYTRVTTDDWAEGIDYATPFIVDIDGDAKLDLLVGSSAGPIRRFEQSAPLSITFTLVDGNFLNHTNESESAVTGADLDADGKLDLLVGNNDGKLYHYRQRAANGEEFELVTSNFANIDIGAHAVPTLTDFEGDGLYDLVVTESSSPVHLFRQKAPGSLEFIAGKPDMFQLRTSYPSACFADLDADGRLDALFPNGNNGTIRHYVQDAVVKDSFILAGTDFSGISGHPLGVACARDLNADGRLELLIGDRYGRVVMYGQTAAGSLDFSTVLDSRVIGIRDYGSEQCIAATDLDADGLLDILIATLVDDNAGRSAFARLEQDRAGSLSFSTQPITVAADLDGGWPGFGLHDIDANGRIDMIYSRAGGYLSRLEQRNGRPDVFDLVTPLFSGGIDPPGNATFPSFVDLDGNGRLDMLLNTSNRKTLHYEQNAANDTAFTLVSDELRELNNTYYPYSSFRRDAVTGRLVMVRTYANRLTLYAQDSVRPSWFNAIGTIPGLEIRSFPQPVFADINADGVSDLLVGNQEGGISLFLGSGPSAASAPASPSGLRIRAVYPQPAATEMWVDLGATPGLLDMSIHDVLGRSVRTFTAVNSDVTDRIMRMDVSALPAGPYLLRVRGGVSESARLISIGAHQ